GCATCAAATACATTGGCACTTCATCAGCGAACAAATTCTTCAGACCTAGCTTGATGGATCATACAGGAGGTGAAATAAATAACCGCACACAGAAATATGGAGAATCGGGACAGAAGTTGATTTCATCTTCGACTGGGATGTACCTTGAAGAAAATTGGAGAAACGAGACAACTAACAAAGTGAGGAAGATGAGATAACTGACTCCTCTATCGGTTCTCTGTCGATTGTTTCCTCGGCCGATGGCAACAATGCTTGAGATCTATGCAATGGTGGTGAGGGACAGAGGTGACAGAGAGCGTCAATGGGTTTCTCGGTTTCTATCGTCGATTGAGAGAGAATAGAGAGCTGCTTTTACTTTTTTTACATTTCTAATTTATTAGATTATAAATTTAagaaattataattaaatttttaattccTAAACTACCCTTACACTAATCTAATTAAGTTACCCCATCTTTAGTTTTCTACTTATTACAAATAAGCCCCCAAACATCTTAACCATTCTATTTTTCAATCTAACGTTCCATTTTTAATTCTCGAGTTCTTGGAAAACTACGAGTTTTCAAATGATAATTTCTCTCTCTCTGtccctctctctttctttctctctctctatctctctccctctctttctctctctctctctctctatatatatatatatatatatatatatatatatatatatatatatagagagagagagagagagagagagataaagtatCATTTGATAACTCATAGTTTCCTAAGAATCCAACAACAAATAATGGAACAtcagatttaatatatatatatatatatatatatatatatgcttaggttattctattcaaactaagtattgtgttattgtatgcataattgtggaccaatcattttactcAAGTTTGGAAAGTGAATtatacatattattaaattaaatataattaaaaaatacaaactaatttcattctaagggtattttagtcaattaacataaatttaaaaaaggaaaattacatattttaacgaaaatagattctattaattttaaaattttgattttatggaTGATAATTCTCCTAATTTGAAAATTCTAACGGAATATGTTTATCAatattttgaaaaataacaaatatgATTGAACCATACAAGAATAACACATTCtaacataatatatattttgatttaatgaacttcttgaagaataacaaaattttggatacaagttgaaaaaaaattcattacattcttagaaaagaaaaaatatatatatactattctaTGCGAATGTTACACTTATTAATAACACAAAAAACACAATATATGAATCATTCTACTAGAATATACtattacatatatttttttcattatattgtATATTATTCTGGTAGAATAATCCATTCTTTTTGGGAGATTGGTGGTCATTGTTCATCTTCATCTCATACAATGTTCATCTTCAAGATTCTATTCTCACAGAATAAgaattcaagattccattccAGTAGAATGTTGTAAGTTTCATATGTACCATGTTTTGCTTTGATATCTCTCGTTTCGTACCTACAAAAAAATAATGGTATTCAATACTTGATCATTATTAACCAACAATATAAGATAAAATTCACGCATAAAATTCAAGCAAAACAAAATAAAGTCACGCAAAAACCATTAAAGATAAATggattcgtgattccattccaacggaattagaattcatgattccattcctACAAATTTGTATTCATGATTTCATATAATTCGTGAACAAATGCCAACTGAATTAAAGGAACTGTTTGTCTTTTTGTTAGGACGGAAATAGAGGAACTGTTTCATTCAAGCATTTCAGCGAACATAATCTAAATATACATAAGCATTGCTTGTCACAAGTCCACATTGCTTGTCACACCTCTTCTTTAGAAAATATGACATCACACATCTCCAccaagtattagaaatatgagaAATCACCAACAACATCAATAAAATATAAAAGCAAAATGAATAGAGCAGCTACAAAGCATCATCAAGAGATATAACAAAGGGTGACTCTAACTTCTACAAACTTTAAACAACATGAAGAAAGGCCATGTTGTACATTTGGAGTACATACATCACCTCTAAATCAAATGAGCAAACAAAAACCAACAAATTTGATTTACACTTGAAGTTGATGCATGTTAATTTATCATCAAATAAACTCTTCACAGTGTTTAATCTAAACTATGTGGATTTGTATAATAGTGCATTCCATTCCTAACCATAGGTAAAGGACCAATTGATCAAATTTGTGATTAAGAAAACACAAAAAAAGCTAATAACTGATAAACGATCAGTCATCTAAAAGCTATAACAAAAGTTGTTCAATCGAACAAGTGAAGATGATAAGATAACTGGTGGCAGTTCGAACAAAAAAAGGATGAAAAAGAGAGCGTTTTTCTTACAGCTGGAAAAAGTCGAAGCTCAAATAAGGCGACGCTGGATGGAGACGTTGGTCGGAGGGGGGAGGAGCTGCTGGAAGAAATCGTGTCAAAGGCAAAGGAGAAGGAAAAGGGGAAATATGGGCAGAACTCGGTGCTGACAGTGGCCCGTTTGATTCCTCTTCATCCTCGTTGCAGAACTCGTCGAAGAACTCATCGGGATTCGGTCCGGGATCGCCAGTGATGCATCGTATTTGAAGAAGCAACGTCCGGTGGGGATGTTGAGGAGAGCGAGGATTGATGGTCTCATTAGGGCATCGATTATCCATGTGTCGGATTGGGCTTGGATCCAACAAAGGTCTTGGATTCCAAGTTTGGAGTTCTAATCGATTTGGAGGAAGAGCGAAGGAGTTGATTTTTGGCGAA
The genomic region above belongs to Lactuca sativa cultivar Salinas chromosome 4, Lsat_Salinas_v11, whole genome shotgun sequence and contains:
- the LOC122197681 gene encoding uncharacterized protein LOC122197681, whose protein sequence is MDNRCPNETINPRSPQHPHRTLLLQIRCITGDPGPNPDEFFDEFCNEDEEESNGPLSAPSSAHISPFPSPLPLTRFLPAAPPPSDQRLHPASPYLSFDFFQLYETRDIKAKHGTYETYNILLEWNLEFLFCENRILKMNIV